GATTTTAGTCGCTATAAAGCAACCTACATTATCTCTCTTGTGACTGCTTTAGTATGGTTCTGGCAGTTTGCAAGCTTTGGGATGCAGGCGACAAGTGGGATCAACTTATTCAGATCTGGTGCACTTTTTGGGCCAGCGATTTTACAGGATCCAAGTCAGTTGTGGCGCTTATTTACCCCGATTTTTGTTCATATTGGTTGGGGGCATTTCTTGATGAATACCGCCACTTTGTTTTTCATTGGTCGGCAAATTGAAACGATTTTTGGCTGGCAGCGTTTTACGGCGATTTACCTCTTGTCAGGTATTTTCGGTAATGCGATGGTTTTCTTACTCACGCCAAACATCATCTCGGCAGGGGCGTCTACTTCATTATTTGGTCTGTTCGCTGCCATTGTTGGTTTGGCATTCTTCACCAGTCACCCTTTTTTACAGCAAATTGGTAAAACGTTCACAATTCTGATTGTAGCAAATTTGGCCATCAATCTCTTTTCACTGGGAAATGTGAGTATTTGGGGGCATATTGGTGGGGCTGTGGGCGGTATTCTACTCTCAGCAATTTTTCCGCCGAAAGCTTTTAAAAATTCAATTCCAGCTTCCTACCGATTATTTACGATAATTGCCTTCTTAGTTTTACTAGTTGCCTTTGTTGGTTTACCATTTGTGAGATAAAAATTAAAAATAAAAACTTGTTTCAGAGCGAAAAACGTGAAAGTGCTTGCAAAGATTTTCTAATCTTGTTAGAATAATCTTAAAGAAAACTTCGAGAGGATTTGAAAAATCATGAGAATTAATAAAACAATAGACGCACCACGAGAATTTATTTTTGAAAAAATCCTTGATTCTTGCCTTTTTGACATTGAAAAGAATACAGGAAAACGTCCTAAAGTAAGAAGTCTCAAAGGTTTTGAATATACCAAAGATTTTGGTAAAAATCAAAGAGGCACAGTCAAAATTGATGAATTAACCGAACCAAATATTTACGCTTTTACCACAAAAACCAATCGGAATACCTTTAGCACTCGCTGGGAATTGCATAAAATTGACGATCGTAGCACTGACGTTATCATCGAAGAAAGTCAAACTTCTAATGGATTTATCCAAATGGTAAATGATAAAGCTGTCGGTTTCTTCTTGGGGCGTCTGAAAAAACGGCAAATGATTGCGATTTTGGACAATATGGATCGTGCTTACAACGGCTCAAATCGCTGATAATAAGGAGAAGGCTTATGAAAATTGAACACATCGGACTTTTAGTCCATGATTTAGAAGCAATGCGGGACTTTTATGAGCGATATTTTTCGGCTCAAGCTGGCGAAAAATATCATAATCCTAAAACGACTTTTCAATCTTATTTTTTGACCTTTGCTGATGGCGCGCGTCTGGAAATTGGAACGAAAGAAGGATTGGCGACTCTGGATAAAACGGGTACGGGCTATGCCCACCTAGCATTTTCAGTAGGATCAAAAGCAGAAGTTGATCGATTAACGGCTCAATTTTTAGCGGATGGATTCACCGTCATGTCTGGCCCAAGAACCACAGGAGATGGCTATTACGAATCCGTAATTCTCGATCCCGAAGCCAATGAAATTGAAATCACAATCTAAAAAACGGCCTTCGGGCTATTTTTTTGTAGAGAAAATGCTGACGTAAGTTAATCGGTAAGCGGTAACATAAAAAACTTCTCATTTTCTCATCTTTGTGTTAAAATAAACTCATGAATACGAATACATATGAAAAAAAAGAACTCCTTGATTTAGTAATTTATGCCTTTAACAAGCCACGAACCAAAGAACGTGAAGCGGCTTTGTCAAAGTTATTAGAATTTTCGACCGCATACACTCATCGGGAACAGGAGCAACTGACTTCGATGGTTATTGATAATCATTTTGAGGTTTATTGGAATGATGCCCAAGTAAAAATGGCGGGAATTGGCTATGTTGCAAGCTACCCAGAGTACCGAGGAAATGGCGCCATCCGCAAAATCATGACGCAAATCTTGCGAGATAACTATGAAAAAGGGACGATATTTTCCTATTTGGCTCCATTTTCTTATGAATTTTATGAGAAATTTGGTTATCATTATGCTTTTGACCGAAAGATTTACACGATTCCGTCCATCCATTTTCCAAAAGGGAAAAGGACAAGTGGAGA
The DNA window shown above is from Lactococcus sp. S-13 and carries:
- a CDS encoding rhomboid family intramembrane serine protease, encoding MNINEIKKDFSRYKATYIISLVTALVWFWQFASFGMQATSGINLFRSGALFGPAILQDPSQLWRLFTPIFVHIGWGHFLMNTATLFFIGRQIETIFGWQRFTAIYLLSGIFGNAMVFLLTPNIISAGASTSLFGLFAAIVGLAFFTSHPFLQQIGKTFTILIVANLAINLFSLGNVSIWGHIGGAVGGILLSAIFPPKAFKNSIPASYRLFTIIAFLVLLVAFVGLPFVR
- a CDS encoding VOC family protein yields the protein MKIEHIGLLVHDLEAMRDFYERYFSAQAGEKYHNPKTTFQSYFLTFADGARLEIGTKEGLATLDKTGTGYAHLAFSVGSKAEVDRLTAQFLADGFTVMSGPRTTGDGYYESVILDPEANEIEITI
- a CDS encoding DUF3284 domain-containing protein codes for the protein MRINKTIDAPREFIFEKILDSCLFDIEKNTGKRPKVRSLKGFEYTKDFGKNQRGTVKIDELTEPNIYAFTTKTNRNTFSTRWELHKIDDRSTDVIIEESQTSNGFIQMVNDKAVGFFLGRLKKRQMIAILDNMDRAYNGSNR